In a single window of the Pontibacter russatus genome:
- a CDS encoding OmpA family protein gives MHATLPLKTIAQQLKTISAFLLLLLLLGGCAGQYISKGDKRFGEEQYERAIEFYKQGLGSAGNAGEVNYKIAEAYRLSNRIAEAAPFYKAALDANFRKEDAYYYYGIALKANGQYEEALRQLQDYVRVGTSPQLKAQAAREVENLSTISTILKKSTPYEIENLEALNSEASEFAPYVRENELVFSSTRGPGKEYMGNGEGFLDLYTATLTDSAAAMGGAVRPYENINAENIHDALATFTNEGTTMIFARGNQGTKKGRRNVDLFLSNLRSGAWTTPQILSISDREAWDSSPAFSPDGKTLYFSSNRKGGLGGNDIYKTTLDDKGRFSTPENLGPDINTPGNESFVSVGPDGTVYIASDGLPGLGSLDLFRIENGKPVNMGQPINSPGDDFGIYIGEGNIGYFSSNREGGKGGDDIYRFVRTDRKLVNFFVDGILYQQRDGAGQQRTVVPDNTVLLQDANGKVLTMASTDANGQFTFALDSASTYSLVSEKPGFFTARERITTVGKMPSQQELTKDVNEVRLTAELVLNEIVKEKAIVLENIFYDFDKADIRPDAALELDKLVQVLEDNPGISIELSSHTDARGSDVYNEDLSQRRAESAVEYIISKGIDRSRITAKGYGESRPVVRNADTEEEHQRNRRTEFKVVRIQE, from the coding sequence ATGCATGCAACGCTGCCACTTAAGACCATTGCGCAACAACTCAAAACGATAAGTGCATTCCTGCTGCTCCTGCTGCTGTTGGGCGGCTGTGCGGGCCAGTACATCAGCAAAGGCGACAAGCGCTTTGGGGAGGAGCAGTACGAGCGCGCCATCGAGTTTTATAAGCAGGGCCTTGGCAGCGCCGGCAATGCGGGGGAGGTAAACTACAAAATCGCCGAAGCCTACCGCCTGTCTAACCGCATCGCAGAGGCTGCGCCGTTCTACAAAGCCGCGCTTGACGCCAACTTCCGCAAAGAAGACGCCTATTATTACTATGGCATTGCCCTGAAAGCCAACGGCCAGTACGAGGAGGCCCTCCGGCAACTGCAGGATTATGTGCGCGTAGGCACCAGCCCGCAGCTGAAGGCACAGGCCGCACGCGAGGTAGAGAACCTCAGCACCATCAGCACCATCCTCAAAAAAAGCACTCCTTACGAGATAGAGAACCTGGAGGCGCTGAACTCTGAGGCCTCGGAGTTTGCGCCATATGTGCGCGAGAACGAACTGGTGTTCTCCTCCACCCGCGGGCCGGGCAAGGAGTATATGGGCAACGGCGAAGGCTTCCTCGATTTATATACCGCCACGCTCACCGACTCTGCCGCAGCGATGGGAGGGGCCGTGCGGCCATATGAGAACATCAACGCAGAAAATATCCACGACGCGCTGGCCACCTTCACCAACGAGGGAACCACCATGATTTTTGCCCGGGGCAATCAGGGCACCAAGAAAGGCCGCCGGAACGTGGATCTCTTCCTGTCCAACCTCCGCTCCGGCGCCTGGACCACGCCGCAAATCCTCAGCATCAGCGACCGCGAGGCCTGGGACTCTTCCCCGGCTTTCTCGCCGGACGGCAAAACGCTGTACTTCTCCTCCAACCGCAAAGGCGGCCTGGGCGGCAACGACATCTACAAAACCACCCTCGACGACAAGGGCCGCTTCTCCACGCCGGAGAACCTGGGGCCGGATATTAACACACCCGGCAACGAGAGCTTCGTGTCGGTGGGGCCGGACGGCACGGTATATATAGCCTCCGATGGTTTGCCCGGTTTAGGCAGCCTGGATTTGTTCCGCATCGAGAATGGGAAGCCCGTGAACATGGGCCAGCCCATCAACTCGCCCGGCGATGACTTCGGGATATATATAGGGGAAGGCAACATCGGCTATTTCTCCTCCAACCGCGAAGGCGGCAAGGGCGGCGACGACATTTACCGCTTCGTGAGAACGGACCGCAAACTGGTTAACTTCTTCGTGGACGGCATATTGTACCAGCAGCGGGATGGCGCAGGGCAGCAGCGCACGGTAGTGCCTGACAACACTGTGCTGCTGCAGGATGCGAACGGCAAGGTGCTGACGATGGCAAGCACGGACGCGAACGGCCAGTTCACCTTCGCCCTCGACTCGGCCTCCACCTACTCGCTGGTTTCGGAGAAGCCCGGCTTTTTCACGGCGCGCGAGCGCATCACGACGGTAGGCAAAATGCCGTCGCAGCAGGAACTGACGAAAGATGTGAACGAGGTGCGGCTGACGGCAGAACTGGTGCTGAACGAGATTGTGAAGGAGAAGGCCATTGTGCTCGAAAACATCTTCTACGACTTCGACAAGGCTGATATACGCCCGGATGCCGCCCTGGAACTGGACAAACTGGTGCAGGTGCTGGAAGACAACCCCGGAATCTCGATAGAACTCAGTTCCCATACCGACGCGCGCGGCAGCGATGTGTATAACGAAGATTTGTCGCAGCGCCGCGCCGAGTCTGCCGTGGAGTACATCATCTCGAAGGGCATCGACCGCTCCCGCATCACGGCCAAAGGCTACGGCGAGAGCCGCCCGGTGGTGCGCAACGCCGACACCGAAGAAGAACATCAGCGCAACCGCCGTACCGAGTTCAAGGTGGTGCGTATACAGGAGTAA
- a CDS encoding (Fe-S)-binding protein produces MIGIENIIFLVVAAVGIGLFVWQIRKIRKNVLMGRDTVLADNPSERLSKVLLVAFGQQKMFKRMLPAVLHLFVYVGFLVINIEVIEILIDGVFGTHRILGFAGVLYSGLMFINEILAALVIVACAVFLWRRNVTKVPRLANGVEMRAWPKLDANIILVVEIVLMLALFVFNISDLKLAQLRGTHIAGAYPISSLFVNALGSDPETLYMAGRIGWWFHILGILAFMNYLPSSKHFHIIMAFPNVYYSKLLPKGKFTTNPAITHEIKAMLDPSYQPPAPEVDAEGNMVIQRFGAKDVEDLAWKQLMDAYTCTECGRCTSVCPANITGKLLSPRKIVMDTRDRMEEKGEHPAIFAPNHYKELGVERVHVTEENTLLRGYITPEELWACTTCNACVESCPVNIDQLSTIMDLRRYLVLEESAAPASLNAMFTNIENNGAPWAFSPADRFNWAEELYMPSKN; encoded by the coding sequence GTGATAGGAATAGAGAATATCATCTTTTTGGTAGTGGCTGCCGTCGGCATCGGGCTGTTTGTTTGGCAGATCCGCAAGATCCGCAAAAACGTGCTGATGGGTCGGGACACAGTGCTGGCCGATAACCCGTCGGAGCGCCTCAGCAAGGTGCTGCTGGTGGCGTTCGGGCAGCAGAAAATGTTCAAGCGCATGCTGCCTGCCGTGCTGCACCTGTTCGTGTATGTCGGCTTTCTGGTCATCAACATCGAAGTAATCGAGATTCTGATTGACGGCGTCTTTGGCACGCACCGCATCCTGGGCTTCGCCGGAGTGCTGTACAGCGGGTTGATGTTTATCAACGAGATACTGGCAGCCCTGGTCATTGTGGCCTGCGCTGTTTTCCTGTGGCGGCGCAACGTTACGAAGGTGCCGCGCCTGGCTAACGGGGTAGAGATGCGTGCCTGGCCGAAGCTGGACGCCAACATCATTCTGGTGGTGGAGATTGTGCTGATGCTGGCGCTCTTCGTGTTCAACATTTCGGACCTGAAACTGGCGCAGTTGCGGGGCACCCATATAGCCGGGGCTTACCCCATCAGCTCCCTGTTTGTGAATGCGCTGGGCAGCGACCCGGAAACCTTATATATGGCGGGCCGCATCGGCTGGTGGTTCCACATCCTGGGTATTTTGGCGTTTATGAATTACCTGCCGAGCTCGAAGCACTTCCACATCATCATGGCTTTCCCCAACGTGTATTACTCCAAGCTGCTGCCCAAGGGGAAGTTCACGACAAACCCGGCGATAACGCATGAGATAAAGGCCATGCTGGACCCGAGCTACCAGCCGCCTGCCCCGGAGGTGGATGCGGAAGGCAATATGGTTATCCAGCGCTTCGGTGCCAAAGACGTGGAAGACCTGGCATGGAAGCAACTGATGGACGCCTACACCTGCACCGAGTGCGGCCGCTGCACATCGGTTTGCCCGGCCAACATCACCGGGAAACTGCTTTCTCCGCGCAAAATCGTGATGGACACCCGCGACAGGATGGAGGAGAAAGGCGAGCACCCGGCTATTTTCGCCCCGAACCACTACAAGGAGTTAGGGGTGGAGCGCGTGCATGTGACGGAGGAGAACACCCTGCTGCGCGGTTATATCACGCCGGAGGAACTCTGGGCCTGCACCACCTGCAACGCCTGCGTGGAGTCCTGCCCGGTGAACATCGACCAGCTTTCCACCATCATGGACCTGCGCCGATACCTGGTGCTGGAAGAGTCTGCCGCACCGGCTTCGCTGAACGCCATGTTCACCAACATCGAGAACAACGGCGCCCCTTGGGCCTTTTCCCCAGCCGACCGCTTTAACTGGGCGGAGGAGCTATATATGCCGAGTAAAAATTAG
- a CDS encoding ATP-binding protein, producing MKDIYNQIVTAGSELVKLLGDFNKSFVGYVYSMRYDEVFVLTNDDWKHAVNGLPHNSFLVAAGFNPYKMADADVIDQEVVLLRILEPVSLPQDSDFVRTRIEHHQRRTSSEKLPGDVNDGMDPMTVSELQAGGLRCSILGTFYVEDGQLRLGSDIENFMTLSRLRAYKPTGEALAMIVNHVNPEVRKSAAEDAQKAGFKSVPSPIKIGTVRFTSTARMHRAKEKLVDVMIQPTDFLARRTAMFGMTRTGKSNTVKTTVSAVALAALKDGIKVGQLIFDINGEYANANHQDDGSSIADVFPTSTVRYRAIETHGFEDLRTNFYQESDQALNLIQSLFKNDKSPFSGQDLDAFMSSTLEEPNISARSEHTRWERHKAVFQCILHRAGYPAPAGFQVRVPVAAALTRQLNAWANAQTPPVTVRVPASEYVALDEASAWFEQLRQINLAIKQAQAQQQQPTIGLVSSTPGNSWVDPTLEAFLNILARENSRRQSFGGWRAIQKYTPYHSPRRSADVTDEILGHLDAGKIVILDLSAGPVEIRKVLSKRIASRIFDRQTTIMNEGKMPQNMVIYVEEAHNLIGKNAELTDTWPRLAKEGAKARIAFVYATQEPSSVHPNILANTENWFVTHLNNDDELKTLGKFYDFSHFVKSLKAAQDVGFARIKTLSSPFVIPTQINRFTPSEIKAEIERITKAQQTFSLH from the coding sequence ATGAAAGACATCTACAACCAAATCGTAACAGCTGGTAGTGAGCTAGTTAAGCTTTTAGGAGATTTCAACAAATCGTTTGTAGGTTATGTCTACAGCATGCGCTACGATGAGGTGTTCGTGCTGACAAACGATGATTGGAAGCATGCAGTTAACGGGCTGCCCCACAACTCTTTTTTAGTGGCTGCTGGCTTCAATCCTTATAAAATGGCTGATGCCGATGTAATTGATCAAGAGGTAGTTTTGCTGCGAATACTTGAGCCTGTGAGTCTGCCACAAGACAGTGACTTTGTTCGCACCCGCATCGAGCACCATCAGCGTCGTACTTCAAGCGAAAAGCTGCCTGGGGACGTCAACGATGGAATGGATCCAATGACAGTCTCAGAGCTACAGGCAGGAGGATTACGATGTAGTATTCTCGGGACCTTCTATGTAGAAGATGGGCAGCTCCGCTTAGGGAGTGATATAGAGAACTTCATGACGCTGTCCCGCCTACGGGCGTACAAACCTACTGGTGAAGCCTTAGCAATGATTGTTAATCATGTCAATCCTGAGGTGCGTAAAAGTGCAGCTGAAGATGCTCAAAAAGCTGGATTCAAAAGCGTTCCATCACCAATCAAAATTGGTACTGTGCGTTTCACTTCCACAGCACGGATGCATAGGGCTAAGGAGAAGCTTGTTGACGTTATGATTCAGCCAACAGACTTTTTGGCTAGGAGAACAGCGATGTTTGGTATGACGCGCACTGGTAAATCTAACACTGTAAAAACTACAGTGTCGGCCGTTGCTCTTGCTGCATTGAAAGATGGGATCAAAGTTGGTCAACTTATTTTTGACATCAACGGAGAGTATGCTAATGCTAACCACCAAGACGACGGTAGTTCTATTGCAGATGTATTTCCTACATCGACAGTTCGATACCGTGCAATCGAAACGCATGGATTTGAGGATCTACGGACGAACTTCTATCAAGAGTCTGATCAGGCATTAAACTTAATACAATCCCTCTTCAAGAATGATAAATCACCATTCTCAGGACAGGATCTTGACGCGTTCATGTCATCTACGCTTGAGGAACCTAATATTTCTGCAAGATCAGAGCACACGCGCTGGGAGAGACATAAAGCAGTTTTTCAGTGCATTTTACACAGAGCTGGATACCCTGCTCCGGCAGGATTTCAGGTTAGAGTCCCAGTTGCTGCTGCGCTCACTCGTCAGCTAAATGCTTGGGCTAATGCCCAAACTCCACCGGTAACTGTAAGAGTTCCAGCATCGGAATATGTGGCTCTTGATGAAGCAAGTGCATGGTTTGAACAACTGCGGCAAATTAATTTGGCAATAAAGCAGGCTCAGGCCCAACAACAGCAGCCTACAATTGGCTTGGTATCATCGACGCCTGGGAACTCTTGGGTTGACCCTACTCTTGAGGCGTTTTTAAATATCCTTGCACGTGAAAATAGTAGAAGGCAGAGTTTCGGTGGTTGGCGTGCTATTCAGAAGTATACTCCTTACCATTCTCCTCGCCGCTCTGCTGATGTGACGGACGAAATATTAGGACATTTAGATGCTGGCAAAATCGTTATTCTGGATCTTTCGGCTGGTCCAGTTGAGATTCGGAAAGTTTTATCAAAGCGTATAGCCAGTCGCATTTTTGACCGTCAAACAACCATAATGAATGAGGGAAAGATGCCTCAAAACATGGTTATTTACGTTGAAGAAGCTCACAACCTGATCGGTAAAAATGCCGAGCTAACCGATACATGGCCACGCCTTGCTAAGGAGGGAGCTAAAGCACGCATTGCCTTTGTGTACGCGACACAGGAGCCGTCTTCGGTCCATCCGAACATACTGGCTAACACAGAAAACTGGTTTGTGACGCACCTGAACAACGATGATGAGCTTAAGACTCTTGGGAAGTTCTACGACTTTAGTCATTTCGTTAAATCACTGAAGGCTGCCCAGGATGTGGGTTTTGCACGCATCAAAACTCTGTCTTCACCGTTTGTCATCCCAACGCAGATCAATCGCTTCACACCGAGTGAGATCAAAGCTGAAATCGAACGTATCACCAAAGCGCAGCAGACTTTTAGTTTGCATTAA
- a CDS encoding (Fe-S)-binding protein has translation MAEMAASGEEPEILFWVGCAGAFDDRYKRVTRAFVQILEHVGVKYAVLGTEESCTGDPAKRAGNEFLFQMQAITNIEVMNAYNVKKIVTACPHCFNTIKNEYPDLGGNYKVIHHSTFLQQLINEGKVHVKGGEAFQGRRITYHDSCYLGRANNIYEAPREVLAALDADLVEMKRSRANGLCCGAGGAQMFKEPEPGRKDINIERTEEALATLGTAGNSVIATACPFCMVMMNDGVKNKDQEENVQVFDIAELVAQAEGLSK, from the coding sequence ATGGCGGAGATGGCTGCCAGCGGCGAAGAGCCGGAAATCCTGTTCTGGGTGGGTTGTGCGGGCGCGTTCGATGACCGCTACAAGCGCGTGACGCGGGCCTTTGTGCAGATTCTGGAGCACGTGGGCGTGAAGTATGCTGTGCTGGGCACCGAGGAAAGCTGCACCGGCGATCCCGCCAAGCGTGCGGGCAACGAGTTCCTGTTCCAGATGCAGGCCATCACCAACATCGAGGTGATGAACGCCTACAACGTGAAGAAAATCGTGACGGCCTGTCCACACTGCTTCAACACCATCAAAAACGAGTACCCGGACCTGGGCGGAAACTATAAGGTAATACACCACTCTACCTTTCTGCAGCAACTGATTAACGAAGGCAAGGTGCATGTAAAGGGAGGCGAGGCCTTCCAGGGCCGCCGCATTACGTACCACGACTCCTGCTACCTGGGCCGTGCCAACAACATATATGAGGCGCCGCGCGAGGTGCTGGCCGCTCTAGATGCCGACCTGGTGGAGATGAAGCGCAGCCGCGCCAACGGCCTTTGCTGCGGCGCCGGCGGTGCCCAGATGTTCAAGGAGCCGGAGCCGGGCCGGAAGGATATCAACATCGAGCGCACAGAAGAGGCACTCGCTACGCTGGGCACTGCCGGAAACAGCGTGATTGCCACGGCCTGCCCGTTTTGCATGGTGATGATGAACGACGGCGTGAAGAACAAGGACCAGGAAGAAAACGTACAAGTTTTCGACATCGCCGAGCTCGTCGCGCAGGCCGAAGGGCTTAGCAAGTAA